In Polyangia bacterium, one genomic interval encodes:
- a CDS encoding PilZ domain-containing protein: MSLRVPIAVPVEISADGRRAFRLARSIGEDGVRLQRPAPFEPRRPVQIRFVLPEQTATIAVRAEVGNTDEDDDAAERSEGRELFFIEPPEADRAAVRKYVASRLGLPG; this comes from the coding sequence ATGAGCCTGCGCGTTCCCATCGCGGTCCCGGTCGAGATCAGCGCCGACGGGCGCCGCGCTTTCCGGTTGGCGCGCAGCATAGGCGAGGACGGCGTGCGCTTGCAGCGGCCGGCGCCCTTCGAACCGCGGCGCCCGGTGCAGATCCGTTTTGTCTTGCCCGAGCAGACCGCCACCATCGCCGTGCGCGCCGAGGTGGGCAACACCGACGAGGACGACGACGCCGCCGAGAGATCCGAGGGGCGCGAACTTTTCTTCATTGAACCGCCCGAGGCCGATCGGGCGGCCGTGCGCAAGTACGTGGCCTCGCGCCTCGGTCTGCCCGGATGA
- a CDS encoding acyl-CoA carboxylase subunit beta has protein sequence MEARALEAGGAERVARQHKAGRLTARERIELLCDPGTFVEMDKFVTHRCTDFGMAENKILGDGVVTGHGLVHRRPLFLFAQDFTVFGGSLSETYARKICKVMGLAMKTGTPIIGLNDSGGARIQEGVASLAGYADIFLRNTLASGVVPQLSAILGPCAGGAVYSPAITDFIFMVESTSYMFITGPEVIKAVTHEEVTKDELGGAHTHSARSGVAHRAFADEAACLEGLRELLTYLPQNNREDPPRLPTRDKPDREDRALDTLIPADAAKPYDMKDLLARVVDDGRLFEIQPEYAPNIVVAFARLDGRPVGLVANQPAHLAGCLDINASLKAARFVRFCDCFNIPICTFVDVPGFLPGTAQEFGGIIKHGAKLLYAFAEATVPKLTVITRKAYGGAYDVMSSKHIRGDLGFAYPSAEIAVMGPDAAVNIVFRDELGKAADPAAARARYLAEYREKFANPYSAAALGYVDEVIRPRETRAKLCQGLAVLQNKRDNNPPRKHGNIPL, from the coding sequence ATGGAGGCCCGCGCCCTCGAGGCCGGGGGCGCCGAGCGCGTCGCCCGCCAGCACAAGGCCGGCCGCCTGACCGCGCGCGAGCGCATCGAGCTTTTGTGCGATCCCGGCACCTTCGTCGAGATGGACAAGTTCGTCACCCACCGTTGCACCGATTTCGGCATGGCGGAGAACAAGATCCTGGGCGACGGCGTGGTCACCGGTCACGGCCTGGTCCACCGCCGCCCGCTGTTCTTGTTTGCCCAGGACTTCACCGTGTTCGGCGGGTCGCTGTCCGAAACCTACGCGCGCAAGATCTGCAAGGTGATGGGCCTGGCCATGAAGACGGGCACGCCGATCATCGGCCTCAACGATTCGGGCGGAGCGCGCATTCAAGAAGGGGTGGCGTCGCTGGCTGGTTACGCCGACATCTTCCTGCGCAACACGCTGGCGTCGGGCGTGGTACCGCAGCTGTCGGCGATCCTGGGCCCGTGCGCGGGCGGCGCGGTGTATTCGCCGGCCATCACCGATTTCATCTTCATGGTCGAATCGACCAGCTACATGTTCATCACCGGACCCGAGGTGATCAAAGCCGTCACCCACGAAGAGGTGACCAAGGACGAATTGGGCGGCGCGCACACGCACTCGGCGCGCTCGGGCGTCGCCCACCGCGCCTTCGCCGACGAGGCCGCCTGCCTGGAAGGCCTGCGCGAGCTGCTCACGTATCTGCCGCAGAACAACCGCGAGGATCCGCCGCGCCTGCCCACCCGCGACAAACCGGATCGCGAGGATCGCGCCCTGGACACGCTGATCCCCGCCGACGCGGCCAAGCCGTACGACATGAAGGATCTGCTGGCCCGGGTGGTCGACGACGGCCGCCTGTTCGAGATCCAGCCGGAATACGCGCCCAACATCGTGGTCGCCTTCGCTCGTCTGGACGGCCGCCCGGTGGGATTGGTGGCGAACCAACCGGCGCACCTGGCCGGCTGCCTGGACATCAATGCGTCGCTGAAGGCGGCCCGCTTCGTGCGCTTTTGCGACTGTTTCAACATCCCGATATGCACGTTCGTCGACGTGCCCGGCTTTCTGCCCGGCACCGCGCAAGAGTTCGGCGGCATCATCAAACACGGCGCGAAGCTGCTGTACGCCTTCGCCGAGGCCACCGTCCCCAAGCTGACCGTCATCACCCGCAAAGCGTATGGCGGCGCCTACGACGTCATGTCGTCCAAGCACATCCGCGGCGATCTCGGCTTTGCCTATCCCTCGGCGGAGATCGCCGTGATGGGTCCCGACGCGGCGGTCAACATCGTCTTTCGCGACGAGCTCGGCAAGGCCGCCGACCCGGCCGCCGCCCGCGCGCGCTATCTGGCCGAATACCGCGAGAAGTTCGCCAACCCGTACTCGGCGGCGGCGCTGGGCTACGTCGACGAGGTGATCCGCCCGCGGGAAACCCGGGCGAAACTTTGTCAGGGCCTGGCGGTGTTGCAAAACAAGCG